From the Mycobacterium sp. 155 genome, the window CAGGGCCTGGATATCCGGGGTGGATCGATGCCATGAACTGGCTGTGCACGGTGGTGTTCGCCGTCGCCGCCGCCTGGTGGTTATATCGCTATTTCACTGAGCGGCAGGCTGATTCGGCTCACCGCCACATCAGTATCCTGTGCCAGGCCATGATGGCCGCGGGAATGGCGGTGATGTTCGGGGTGATGCTCTAGGCGGCCGAGCCGTCGGTCGGCCATAGATGCCCGCGCCGACGGCCGCGGGATGCGTTGTGCGGCAAGGTGATATCCGTTTCAGCGGCGTGTTGGCCGGGTTCCGGCCCTGGCGCCGACGAATCACGCCACACCAGGACCGCGAGGATCGCACCGAGCAGCACCGGTAGGTGGGTCAGCATCCGCACCGGCGTGACCGCGCCCATCGTCGCGTCGACCGCGACGTACACCGTCAGGACCGCGGCGAACACACCCAACACCCCGGCCAGGCCTGCGGCAGCAACTGGTCGCAGCGCCGCACCGATCATCACCGCGCCGAGTGCGGCCGACCACGCCGTCGACTCGTTGAGCAGATGCCCGTTGCCCATGCCGTGGCCGTGGGCCAGTCCGACGCTCAGCCCGAGGCCCTGCACGGCAGCAAGCAGGATCTGCACCACGCCGACAGCGAACAGTGCCCCACGCCGCCAGCCCAGCCGCGGTCGCCGGGGATGCTCGACGGAGTGTTCGAGCGCGGTGAGCGTGGGACGGCGTTCGGCCAAGCGGCGCAGATCGAGCGCCTGATCGGTGACGGCGTCGCGCCAGGCGCGGCACTCGGCGCACTCACGCAGGTGCTCGTCGACGCGTGCCGACGGCACGGGCTCGCGCTCACCGTCGAGCCGGGCCGACAGCGCCTCCCGCGCCACCTCGCAGTTCATCCCCCTATAGTCGCGCAGAAGCCGCCGATTGTTCCCCGCGGGTGGGCCACGCAGGTCTCAGCCGATGACCGGCAGGGTGACCGAGGAGGGGTGGGCCGGGTCGTGCAGGACGGTCTGGGCGGCCTGCTGGGTTCTGGTGTCCTGCCCGAACGGCGCCCCGGTGTTGGGGTTGGGCGCGAACTGCGGGTAATCGCTGCTGGAGATCTCCAACCGGATCCGGTCGCCGGCCCGGAACAGATAGCTGGTGGGCCAGACCTGGATTCGATACTGGTACGGCCGGCCCGGTGTCGTCGGCGTGGGGTTCGACAGCGAGTCTCGGAACGACGTCCGCAGGATGCCGTTGTTGAGGTTGACCGCCTGCCCGTCAGGTTTGACGACGATGAGCTTGGCGGTGAAGTCGGTGTCGACGGCGGTGGACTGGGCCCACAATGTGACCGTCACCGGACCGGTGACCTCGGTGTCCTTGGTCAGCGGTGCCGAGCTGTACACCAGCACGTCGGAGCGCTGCTCGACCGGAGTCTGGTCATAGGGCCCCTGCGGGCCGTTCAGCGCGCCGCAACATGAGTGCCCACCGAGGCTGGGCGCCGGGAACGCCGGATCGTAGAGATAAGTGTCGGGCGGCTGCGCAGCCGGCGGCTGGACGGTGAGTTGACCCTCGCGCTCGGCGAACCCACCCGATCCCGACAGATACCAATTCGTCCAGTGCGTCTGCGGTAGAGGCCAATTCGGCGCAGTCTTCCAGACGTTGGCACCCATCAGGAAGTAGTCGACGCGCGGCGAACCGGCCACGTCGTTGTTCTGACCCTTCAGAAAATGGTCGAACCAGGCGAGCTGGAGTTCGTTGATGGGACTGTTCCCCACCGGCCCGATGTCCTTGAGCATCGGTGCGGCAACCGAATCCGATCTGCCCCAGCCGACGTGATCCCACGGCCCGATGACCAGCCGCTGGTTGGTGCGGGCCAGGTCGCTGCCGCCGTGAGTCGTCATCCCGGTGAAGTTCTCGATCCCACCGGCCAGGAAGGCGTCGTACCAGCCCTCGACGTGCAGCACGGGGATCTTCACCGCGGGGTAGCGGTCCCTGATGCTGAAGCGGCGCCAGAAGTCGTCGCGGGCGCTGTGCCGGATCCAGTCGAAATACCAGGGCGCGACCACGGGGTTGTTGGGCTGCATCGGTGGAAGGTCTTTGAACGGACGGAAATTCAGCCATCGGGTCGGATCGGCAGCGGCAACGTTCAGTTCGGCCACGGCCTGCCGGTCATCGCGGTTGATCGCGGCGGTGGTCGCGATGTCTTGGATCGCCCACGGCAGCACGAAACCCAGCCGGAACTCCCCGCCCTCGTAGTTCCATCCGTCGTAGTAGTCCGACGCGGTGTTCACGGGCACGATGGTGGCCAGGTGTGGAGGTGTGGTCACCGCCGCCAGCCACTGGGTGGCGCCGACGTAGGACGACCCGTACATGCCGACCTTGCCGTTGGAACCGGGCAGCCCAGCCGCCCATTCCACCGAGTCGTAGCCGTCGTCCATGTCGTGGGTGAATTCACTGAACACGCCACCCGAGTTGCCCTGACCCCGAATATCCTGCACCACAACCAAATAGCAGTGCGACGCGAACCAGTCGGGCGGCTGGAAGCGGTCCACTTCCGTCTGTGCCGAGGACTTGCCGTACTGGGTACGCATCAGGATCACCGGTACCGCATCGGACGTTCGCGGACGGTAGACGTCGGCGCGCAACACGGTGCCGTCGCGCATGGTGGCCGGAACGTCGTGCTGGGTCGTCACCTCGCACGGTCCCCGTCCGGTTGCCTCAGGGAACGGACGCTGCGCGTCCGTATCCCGCCCGCTCGTGCAGCCGGTCAGGACCAGGGCGGTACAGACCAGGACGGCGATGACGGCGCGGATCGCATGGGGCACCAAGCGAGCGTATCGCCGCCAGGCCTGGCGAGCAGACGCGAAAGTCCCCGAAACACCGAGGTTTCGGGGACTTCACGTCTGCTCGCGCTACGTCAGTGACTCAGTAGCGGTAGTGCTCCGGCTTGTAGGGGCCTTCGACGTCGACGTTGATGTACTCGGCCTGCTCCTTGGTGAGGCGAGTGAGAGTGCCACCCAAAGCGTCCACGTGGATGCGGGCCACCTTCTCGTCGAGATGCTTGGCCAGCCGGTACACGGCGTTGTCGTACTCG encodes:
- a CDS encoding zf-HC2 domain-containing protein, whose protein sequence is MNCEVAREALSARLDGEREPVPSARVDEHLRECAECRAWRDAVTDQALDLRRLAERRPTLTALEHSVEHPRRPRLGWRRGALFAVGVVQILLAAVQGLGLSVGLAHGHGMGNGHLLNESTAWSAALGAVMIGAALRPVAAAGLAGVLGVFAAVLTVYVAVDATMGAVTPVRMLTHLPVLLGAILAVLVWRDSSAPGPEPGQHAAETDITLPHNASRGRRRGHLWPTDGSAA
- a CDS encoding CocE/NonD family hydrolase; translation: MPHAIRAVIAVLVCTALVLTGCTSGRDTDAQRPFPEATGRGPCEVTTQHDVPATMRDGTVLRADVYRPRTSDAVPVILMRTQYGKSSAQTEVDRFQPPDWFASHCYLVVVQDIRGQGNSGGVFSEFTHDMDDGYDSVEWAAGLPGSNGKVGMYGSSYVGATQWLAAVTTPPHLATIVPVNTASDYYDGWNYEGGEFRLGFVLPWAIQDIATTAAINRDDRQAVAELNVAAADPTRWLNFRPFKDLPPMQPNNPVVAPWYFDWIRHSARDDFWRRFSIRDRYPAVKIPVLHVEGWYDAFLAGGIENFTGMTTHGGSDLARTNQRLVIGPWDHVGWGRSDSVAAPMLKDIGPVGNSPINELQLAWFDHFLKGQNNDVAGSPRVDYFLMGANVWKTAPNWPLPQTHWTNWYLSGSGGFAEREGQLTVQPPAAQPPDTYLYDPAFPAPSLGGHSCCGALNGPQGPYDQTPVEQRSDVLVYSSAPLTKDTEVTGPVTVTLWAQSTAVDTDFTAKLIVVKPDGQAVNLNNGILRTSFRDSLSNPTPTTPGRPYQYRIQVWPTSYLFRAGDRIRLEISSSDYPQFAPNPNTGAPFGQDTRTQQAAQTVLHDPAHPSSVTLPVIG